One part of the Thiothrix nivea DSM 5205 genome encodes these proteins:
- a CDS encoding DUF11 domain-containing protein, protein MTKTTNIKAMLLTFCAVGVLAAANQSWAAGDIANCAQVTATTETDVDSTPDNKADTAAILAAVTGATNEDDESCAVLTVESIYDFGDAPDDYGTTGATAAKHEIIPGLKLGGTVDFETDGQPGVDADGDGIDEDGVTGFTNLQDGSAVTLQVTATNTTGSDATVGCWIDYNNDQAFDSSEYAEANVPTGSDGTTPIPVAMPAVPANASTTMPNGTYARCRLTTDTMDGTNATGLLSDGEVEDYKVTFAAQPVFDLALVKRVSTSQTMPIKRGDTVTFTIEVINQGNVEAKDVVVSDYIPTGLTLADTNWTASGNTATLVTAIPLIAAGASETVTISFTVAESAMAGELTNAAEISSAKDGNGDPATDVDSVLNANPGDNTVVKDDEINENGTVPGEDDDANDEAKITVVVDPEVDINLVKTVTDMSGSPITTIRRGEQVKYVLTVTNDGPDIATGVVVKDVLPATLQYDSDDGAGAYTGGIWTVGEVTVGAAGSKMLTITATVK, encoded by the coding sequence ATGACAAAAACAACCAATATCAAGGCTATGTTGCTGACTTTCTGCGCTGTTGGCGTACTGGCGGCAGCAAACCAATCCTGGGCTGCTGGTGATATTGCCAACTGTGCGCAAGTAACTGCTACTACCGAGACTGATGTAGACTCCACCCCTGATAACAAAGCAGATACAGCCGCTATTCTGGCGGCAGTAACGGGCGCTACCAATGAAGACGATGAGTCCTGCGCCGTCCTGACAGTCGAATCCATCTACGACTTCGGTGATGCGCCCGATGATTACGGGACTACCGGCGCAACCGCAGCCAAGCATGAAATTATCCCTGGCCTGAAACTGGGCGGCACTGTTGATTTTGAAACCGATGGCCAACCTGGTGTCGATGCTGATGGCGATGGTATTGATGAAGACGGCGTAACCGGCTTTACCAACCTGCAAGATGGCTCGGCAGTGACACTGCAAGTGACTGCGACCAATACCACGGGTAGTGATGCAACAGTGGGCTGCTGGATTGATTACAACAACGACCAGGCATTCGATTCCTCCGAATACGCTGAAGCAAATGTCCCAACCGGTAGCGATGGCACAACGCCTATTCCTGTTGCCATGCCAGCAGTTCCGGCTAATGCCAGCACCACCATGCCGAACGGCACTTATGCCCGCTGTCGTCTGACCACCGACACCATGGATGGCACCAACGCAACTGGCTTGCTGTCTGACGGTGAGGTGGAAGACTACAAAGTCACCTTTGCAGCCCAACCAGTCTTCGACCTGGCATTGGTCAAACGTGTATCCACTAGCCAGACCATGCCAATTAAACGTGGCGATACCGTTACCTTCACCATTGAAGTGATCAACCAGGGCAATGTTGAAGCCAAGGATGTTGTGGTAAGCGATTACATCCCGACTGGACTGACGTTGGCTGATACCAACTGGACTGCCAGTGGCAATACTGCAACCCTGGTTACCGCTATCCCGTTAATTGCTGCTGGCGCTTCCGAGACTGTCACAATCAGCTTCACGGTCGCAGAGTCTGCAATGGCTGGTGAATTGACCAATGCTGCGGAAATCAGCTCAGCCAAGGACGGCAATGGCGACCCGGCCACTGACGTGGATTCCGTCCTGAATGCAAACCCAGGCGATAACACTGTGGTTAAGGATGATGAAATCAACGAAAACGGAACCGTCCCCGGTGAAGACGATGATGCCAATGATGAAGCCAAGATCACGGTTGTTGTTGACCCTGAAGTTGACATCAACTTGGTCAAAACAGTCACTGACATGAGTGGCAGCCCGATTACCACCATCCGCCGTGGTGAACAGGTGAAGTATGTCCTGACCGTGACCAACGACGGCCCTGACATTGCTACCGGTGTTGTTGTCAAGGATGTGTTGCCAGCAACCCTGCAATACGATTCTGACGATGGCGCGGGCGCGTATACAGGTGGTATCTGGACAGTAGGTGAAGTGACCGTTGGCGCAGCCGGCAGCAAAATGCTGACCATTACGGCAACTGTCAAGTAA